From Psychroflexus torquis ATCC 700755, the proteins below share one genomic window:
- a CDS encoding flavodoxin reductase, producing the protein MNTLEIKTIEKITPDVLQIRTSKPEGLEFKPGQATELFIKKENWKDEGRPFTFTSLPDDSHLEFVIKTYTGHEGVTDKLVDLKSGDKLLQNEIFGNIYFRGEGTFIAGGAGLTPLIAILRDRQRNGGNETNKLIFANKTSKDIILKDELKEMLGDRFINILSGEKTEDFANGRIDQSFLKQHIINLNQKFYVCGPDPMIESVVSDLKALGVEAENIIVEG; encoded by the coding sequence ATGAATACTTTAGAAATTAAGACAATTGAAAAAATTACTCCTGATGTTTTACAAATCAGAACCAGTAAACCTGAAGGCCTTGAGTTTAAGCCAGGACAAGCTACAGAACTTTTTATAAAAAAAGAGAATTGGAAAGATGAAGGCAGACCTTTTACCTTTACTAGTCTACCAGATGATTCTCATCTCGAATTTGTCATTAAAACCTATACAGGCCACGAAGGAGTCACAGATAAACTAGTCGACTTAAAGAGTGGTGACAAATTATTACAAAATGAAATCTTTGGAAATATTTACTTTAGAGGTGAAGGAACTTTTATTGCAGGTGGAGCTGGACTTACTCCTCTTATCGCTATTCTAAGAGACCGCCAGCGAAATGGAGGCAATGAAACTAATAAATTGATTTTCGCAAACAAAACCAGTAAAGACATCATCTTAAAAGATGAACTTAAAGAAATGCTTGGCGATCGTTTTATAAACATTTTATCTGGTGAAAAAACAGAGGACTTTGCAAATGGACGTATCGATCAAAGTTTTCTAAAACAACATATTATTAATTTAAACCAAAAATTCTATGTGTGTGGTCCAGATCCTATGATTGAGAGCGTTGTTAGCGATTTGAAAGCGCTTGGTGTTGAAGCTGAAAACATTATAGTAGAAGGATAA
- a CDS encoding alpha-ketoacid dehydrogenase subunit alpha/beta, giving the protein MKLKKDIFKKAFNNLVTAKALTELYEENFKVVSKYVHATSRGHEVIQTAVGMQLQPQDYIYPYYRDDSILLAIGMQPKDLMLQLLAKKEDPFSAGRTYYSHPSLNDADKPKIPHQSSATGMQAIPATGAAMGFWYKEHKDSKFDIQNSESPVVVCSLGDASVTEGEIAEAFQMAALKQLPIIYLVQDNGWDISANAEETRAQDAFEYAKGFHGLEAISIDGTDFIESYTEFEKVLNTVRKERRPFLVHAKCPLLNHHTSGVRMEFYRDDLEESKMRDPYPKLKKQLLENGFTEGELDAIEKAAKAEVAKDYQEALLAEDPKPEDLFTHDFAPTPITEEKGNRSPEGGEKVVMVDCALFAIKELMNQHPECLLYGQDVGGRLGGVFREAATLAQKFGDHRVFNTPIQEAFIVGSTVGMSAVGLKPIVEVQFADYIWPGLNQLFTEVSRSCYLSNGKWPVSMILRVPIGAYGSGGPYHSSSVESVITNIRGLKIAYPSNGADLKGLMKAAYHDPNPVVIFEHKGLYWSKVPGTKGATSIEPAEDYVLPFGKAWVLQEIWPQDDDETMSIITYGMGVHWAMNASQELGLQDKIEIVDLRTLHPLDEEAIMKSVKKCKKCLVVTEEPSENTFARALSGKIQEQCFQYLDAPVMTIGSENMPAIPLNSTLEQTMIPSTEKVKVKIQELLSY; this is encoded by the coding sequence ATGAAATTAAAAAAAGATATATTCAAAAAAGCCTTCAACAATTTAGTCACTGCGAAAGCCTTGACAGAATTATACGAAGAGAACTTTAAAGTGGTTTCCAAATATGTACATGCGACTTCTCGTGGTCATGAAGTGATTCAAACTGCGGTAGGTATGCAATTACAGCCTCAAGATTATATATACCCATACTATCGCGACGATTCCATTTTATTGGCCATTGGCATGCAGCCTAAAGATTTGATGTTGCAACTTTTAGCGAAAAAAGAGGATCCCTTTTCAGCAGGACGAACCTATTATTCTCATCCTAGTTTGAACGATGCGGATAAGCCTAAAATTCCACATCAAAGTTCGGCAACCGGGATGCAAGCGATTCCCGCGACTGGTGCTGCTATGGGATTTTGGTATAAAGAACACAAAGACTCTAAGTTTGATATTCAGAATTCAGAATCTCCTGTGGTTGTTTGTTCTTTGGGAGATGCCTCGGTCACGGAAGGCGAAATAGCAGAGGCTTTTCAAATGGCTGCTCTTAAGCAGCTGCCTATCATTTATTTAGTACAAGATAATGGTTGGGATATTTCAGCAAATGCCGAAGAGACTAGAGCTCAAGATGCCTTTGAATATGCCAAAGGATTTCATGGACTCGAAGCTATTAGTATTGATGGCACTGACTTTATAGAGTCCTACACAGAATTTGAAAAAGTACTCAACACCGTAAGGAAAGAACGGAGACCCTTCTTAGTTCATGCTAAATGTCCTTTACTTAATCACCATACCTCGGGGGTGAGAATGGAATTTTACAGAGATGATCTAGAAGAATCTAAAATGAGAGATCCATATCCAAAACTTAAAAAACAACTCTTAGAAAATGGGTTTACTGAAGGTGAACTTGACGCTATTGAAAAAGCAGCTAAAGCTGAAGTCGCTAAAGACTATCAAGAGGCTTTGCTAGCAGAAGATCCTAAGCCAGAGGATTTATTTACTCACGATTTTGCACCGACACCCATTACAGAAGAAAAGGGGAATCGCTCTCCAGAAGGTGGAGAAAAAGTGGTCATGGTAGATTGTGCTTTGTTTGCTATTAAGGAGCTTATGAACCAACATCCAGAATGCTTACTTTATGGACAAGATGTTGGGGGTAGGCTAGGAGGAGTCTTTCGTGAAGCCGCTACTTTAGCACAAAAATTTGGAGATCATCGCGTCTTCAATACCCCCATACAAGAGGCTTTTATTGTCGGCTCTACAGTAGGCATGTCTGCGGTAGGTTTAAAGCCTATTGTAGAAGTTCAATTTGCAGATTACATCTGGCCTGGGTTAAACCAATTATTTACTGAGGTGAGTCGCAGTTGCTATCTTTCTAATGGAAAGTGGCCCGTTTCTATGATTCTCCGTGTGCCAATTGGTGCTTATGGTAGTGGAGGACCTTATCATTCTTCTTCCGTTGAAAGTGTGATTACCAATATCCGTGGATTAAAAATTGCTTATCCAAGTAATGGTGCAGACCTAAAAGGATTGATGAAAGCGGCTTATCATGATCCAAACCCTGTAGTCATTTTTGAGCATAAAGGTCTTTACTGGAGTAAGGTGCCCGGAACTAAAGGAGCCACAAGCATAGAGCCTGCAGAAGATTACGTATTACCTTTTGGAAAAGCTTGGGTGTTACAGGAAATTTGGCCTCAGGACGATGATGAGACTATGAGTATCATCACTTATGGAATGGGAGTTCATTGGGCGATGAATGCCTCTCAGGAACTTGGACTTCAGGACAAAATTGAAATTGTAGATTTAAGAACACTGCATCCTTTAGACGAAGAAGCGATTATGAAGTCTGTCAAAAAATGTAAGAAGTGTTTGGTGGTCACTGAAGAACCTTCAGAAAACACATTTGCCAGAGCCTTAAGCGGTAAAATTCAAGAACAGTGTTTTCAGTATCTGGATGCACCTGTTATGACAATTGGGTCTGAAAACATGCCTGCTATTCCACTGAATTCAACTTTAGAACAAACGATGATTCCGAGTACAGAAAAAGTAAAAGTTAAAATACAGGAACTTTTAAGCTATTAG
- a CDS encoding four helix bundle protein, with the protein MKKNIVKDKSFDFSLKIILLFRTMQDQNEFIISKQILRCGTSIGANIAESEAAQSLSDFIHKLSISSKEARETLYWLQLLDKSKLVVIDLKTHLEDCEEIVRLLTSIIKTTKSKL; encoded by the coding sequence ATGAAAAAAAATATAGTAAAAGATAAAAGCTTTGATTTCTCTTTGAAAATTATTCTGCTCTTCAGAACAATGCAAGATCAGAATGAATTTATAATTTCAAAGCAGATTCTACGATGTGGAACAAGTATTGGGGCTAATATAGCTGAGTCAGAAGCAGCTCAAAGTCTTAGTGATTTTATTCACAAATTATCAATTTCATCTAAAGAAGCTAGAGAAACTCTCTACTGGCTTCAGCTTTTAGATAAAAGCAAATTAGTTGTTATTGATTTAAAAACTCACCTTGAAGATTGTGAAGAAATAGTTCGTTTATTGACCTCAATTATTAAGACAACAAAATCTAAATTATAG
- a CDS encoding dihydrolipoamide acetyltransferase family protein yields the protein MSSKVKTEFKLPKMGESITEGTILNWIVSEGESFQEGDVLVEVGTDKVDNEVPAPFSGTLIETKYGANDIAKIGEVIAILEETSVSETRGNSSEEKIENQDTPTAKKPTKPSPPQPALKTSKNPSLTENKPWTPSSRGHHFYSPLVEKIAKEHHISYEELARIPASGKKDRLQKSDIFKYIEDGRPAQFAQNQVEKSPGFQVPDLKFDKGKGKLVEMDRMRQMIADHMVYSKHTSPHVTAYVEADMTNLVNWRNANKKEFQEKTGEKLTFTPLFIQAVTKAIQDFPMINSSLDGKNIIVKEDIHIGMATALPSGNLIVPVVRHSDQKDLEALAKNVNALARKARDNKLTSEETKGSTFTISNVGTFGSLMGTPIINQPEAAILATGIIKKRAEVIEYEDGDKIEIRQMMYLSLSFDHRIVDGFLAGSFLRRIADYLEEKRETQC from the coding sequence ATGAGTAGCAAAGTAAAAACAGAATTCAAACTTCCTAAAATGGGAGAAAGCATTACTGAAGGCACAATTCTAAATTGGATAGTAAGTGAAGGGGAAAGTTTTCAAGAAGGAGATGTTTTAGTAGAGGTGGGGACAGATAAAGTGGATAATGAAGTTCCAGCTCCATTTTCTGGAACTCTAATTGAAACCAAATATGGAGCTAATGATATCGCCAAAATTGGTGAGGTGATCGCCATTTTAGAAGAAACCAGTGTTTCTGAAACACGTGGTAATTCTTCTGAAGAAAAAATCGAAAATCAAGATACCCCTACCGCTAAAAAGCCAACCAAACCTTCACCACCACAGCCTGCTTTAAAAACGTCTAAAAATCCATCTCTAACTGAAAATAAACCTTGGACGCCAAGTTCAAGAGGTCATCATTTTTATTCTCCTCTGGTTGAAAAAATTGCAAAAGAACATCATATCAGCTATGAGGAGTTAGCCCGCATTCCAGCATCAGGGAAGAAGGATCGACTTCAGAAGTCAGATATTTTTAAATATATCGAAGATGGTCGTCCGGCCCAATTCGCTCAAAACCAAGTCGAAAAGTCCCCTGGATTTCAAGTTCCCGACTTAAAATTTGATAAAGGAAAAGGCAAGCTCGTGGAGATGGATCGCATGCGTCAAATGATTGCAGACCACATGGTCTATTCAAAGCATACTTCTCCCCATGTTACTGCTTATGTGGAAGCAGACATGACTAATTTGGTAAACTGGAGGAATGCCAATAAAAAAGAATTCCAAGAGAAAACAGGAGAAAAATTAACCTTTACGCCCTTATTTATTCAGGCCGTGACCAAAGCTATTCAGGATTTTCCCATGATTAATTCTTCACTAGATGGTAAAAACATCATAGTGAAAGAGGATATTCATATCGGGATGGCCACGGCTTTACCGAGCGGTAATCTAATAGTACCGGTAGTAAGACATTCAGATCAAAAAGATTTAGAAGCCTTGGCGAAAAATGTGAATGCACTCGCTAGGAAAGCAAGAGATAATAAGTTGACCAGTGAAGAAACCAAAGGCAGTACGTTCACAATTTCTAATGTAGGGACCTTTGGAAGCTTGATGGGAACTCCGATTATCAATCAGCCTGAAGCAGCGATTTTAGCGACAGGTATTATCAAAAAGAGAGCTGAAGTGATAGAGTATGAGGATGGTGATAAAATTGAAATCAGGCAGATGATGTATTTGTCCTTATCGTTTGATCATAGAATAGTAGACGGATTTTTAGCTGGTAGCTTCTTAAGACGAATTGCAGATTATCTTGAAGAAAAAAGAGAGACTCAATGTTAA
- a CDS encoding transferase hexapeptide repeat family protein: MIYKFKNHTPIVHESSFVHPQAAVTGNVIIGKDCYIGPGAAIRGDWGEIILEDGVNVQENCTVHMFPGKCITLKKGAHVGHGAIIHGANLGENCMIGMNAVIMDDSEIGEECIVGALAFVKAESKIPKRSLLVGNPAKIIKEVSEDMIAWKTAGTRLYQRLPADCHESLEEVEPLREIPKHRPKQENFYKTLEEFRKKE, from the coding sequence ATGATTTACAAATTCAAAAATCACACCCCTATTGTTCACGAATCGAGTTTCGTGCATCCACAGGCTGCAGTCACAGGTAATGTGATCATAGGAAAAGACTGTTATATTGGTCCGGGAGCTGCTATTCGTGGAGATTGGGGGGAGATAATTCTAGAGGATGGAGTTAATGTGCAGGAGAATTGTACGGTTCACATGTTCCCAGGTAAATGCATTACCTTAAAAAAAGGAGCACATGTAGGTCATGGTGCAATCATCCATGGCGCAAATTTAGGAGAAAACTGTATGATAGGTATGAATGCTGTGATTATGGATGATTCTGAAATTGGTGAGGAGTGCATTGTTGGAGCTTTGGCATTTGTAAAAGCAGAATCCAAGATTCCTAAACGCAGTTTGTTGGTGGGGAATCCTGCAAAAATCATAAAAGAAGTCTCAGAAGATATGATCGCATGGAAAACTGCTGGAACCAGATTATATCAACGTTTGCCAGCAGACTGTCATGAAAGTTTAGAAGAAGTGGAACCGCTTAGAGAGATTCCCAAACACCGTCCAAAGCAAGAGAATTTCTACAAGACGCTTGAGGAATTTCGGAAGAAAGAGTAA
- a CDS encoding GIY-YIG nuclease family protein, translating to MNHYVYIMTNKNNRVIYIGVTNNLDERVKEHKSRTYPNSFTSRYNCDKLVYFEEFEKSDEACKRERRFKKWNRAWKIDLIEEMNPNWFDLSDNWNLDFSKSRLRK from the coding sequence ATGAATCATTACGTTTACATCATGACAAATAAAAACAACAGAGTTATTTATATTGGTGTGACCAATAATTTAGATGAACGAGTTAAGGAGCATAAATCTAGAACCTATCCAAATTCTTTTACATCACGTTACAATTGTGATAAGTTAGTTTATTTTGAAGAATTCGAAAAAAGTGATGAGGCATGTAAAAGAGAGCGAAGATTTAAAAAATGGAATAGAGCTTGGAAAATAGATTTAATTGAAGAAATGAATCCTAATTGGTTTGACTTATCTGATAATTGGAACTTAGACTTTTCTAAATCTAGGTTGAGAAAATGA
- a CDS encoding GIY-YIG nuclease family protein: MNHYVYIMTNKNNRVIYIGVTNNLDERVKEHKSRTYPNSFTSRYNCDKLVYFEEFEKSDEACKRERRFKKWNRAWKIDLIEEMNPNWFDLSDNWNLDFSISRLRK, encoded by the coding sequence ATGAATCATTACGTTTACATCATGACAAATAAAAACAACAGAGTTATTTATATTGGTGTGACCAATAATTTAGATGAACGAGTTAAGGAGCATAAATCTAGAACCTATCCAAATTCTTTTACATCACGTTACAATTGTGATAAGTTAGTTTATTTTGAAGAATTCGAAAAAAGTGATGAGGCATGTAAAAGAGAGCGAAGATTTAAAAAATGGAATAGAGCTTGGAAAATAGATTTAATTGAAGAAATGAATCCTAATTGGTTTGACTTATCTGATAATTGGAACTTAGACTTTTCTATATCTAGGTTGAGAAAATGA
- a CDS encoding enoyl-CoA hydratase/isomerase family protein, giving the protein MTKPYVKKDIKDKIATIEFFHPAHNSLPSDILAKLASTITDAGKDDEVLVLILKSGGNRTFCAGASFKELISINDEVTGETFFSGFANVINAMRKCPKFIIGRVQGKTVGGGVGLASAMDYCMATQHSAIKLSELNLGIGPFVVGPAVERKLGVSGMSQIAIDANSFYSAEWANQKGLFAKVFDTTEELDLAVEEFAKNVCEYNPEAVKHMKQMFWRGTEDWDELLLERAKISGKLVLSSFTKEKLKRFE; this is encoded by the coding sequence ATGACTAAACCATACGTAAAAAAAGATATTAAGGATAAAATTGCAACTATTGAATTTTTTCATCCAGCTCACAATTCCTTGCCTAGTGATATTTTGGCCAAATTGGCAAGTACCATCACAGACGCAGGTAAAGACGATGAGGTTTTAGTACTCATTTTAAAATCTGGGGGTAATCGTACTTTTTGTGCTGGAGCAAGCTTTAAAGAGCTAATTTCCATCAATGATGAAGTGACAGGTGAAACCTTTTTTAGTGGATTTGCCAATGTGATCAATGCGATGCGAAAGTGTCCAAAATTTATTATTGGTCGCGTGCAAGGTAAAACTGTTGGTGGTGGGGTTGGATTAGCCTCAGCTATGGATTACTGCATGGCCACGCAGCATTCGGCAATCAAACTCAGTGAATTAAATTTAGGCATTGGACCTTTTGTCGTTGGACCTGCAGTAGAACGCAAACTTGGTGTAAGTGGAATGTCACAAATAGCTATCGATGCCAATTCTTTTTATTCAGCAGAATGGGCAAATCAAAAAGGATTATTTGCAAAGGTTTTTGATACTACTGAAGAGTTGGATCTCGCCGTAGAAGAGTTTGCTAAAAACGTGTGTGAATATAATCCAGAGGCGGTAAAACATATGAAGCAAATGTTTTGGCGAGGGACTGAAGATTGGGATGAACTTCTTCTGGAACGTGCGAAAATAAGTGGTAAGCTAGTATTGAGTTCGTTTACTAAGGAGAAATTGAAGAGGTTTGAGTAG
- the paaZ gene encoding phenylacetic acid degradation bifunctional protein PaaZ, whose protein sequence is MQTTQSYIQGQWTQGKGEGKPIFDSITGEHFTNINVDGFDVPEVLAYGREKGDTLRKMTFQERGNMLKALAFHLQKKKRVFYDLSYRTGATKMDSWFDIDGGFGNLFANASLRKLFPNQPFDVEGDPIDLSHGGRFMAHHILVPKEGVAIHINAFNFPVWGMLEKCAVNWMAGVPAVVLPAPQSAYLTEAVVKEIIASGILPEGGLQLISGTAKNILDSTESQDIVTFTGSAKTGRLLKNHPRLLEESVPFTMEADSLNASVLGEDAVPGTPEFDLFIREVRNEMTVKCGQKCTAIRRILVPEQLIEDVQIALGKALDKVTLGDPRLKEVRMGSLIDKNQVEAVKKSILELSKTAELVYGNFDEAKTIGADYAKGAFMKPILLRENHPFENEAAHITEAFGPVSTLMPYKTLEDAIKLSKKGKGSLVSSIFTNSDIIARDYTIQAASHHGRILSINRESAKQSTGHGAPLPNLVHGGPGRAGGGEEMGGKRGIKHFMQRCAIQGSPTTLTEITGIYQPKADYKDAENHPFAYHWEDIQPGMSLKTHNRTLTDTDIINFGNLTWDHFYAHTDITSLEGSIFEQRTAHGYLIISAAAGLFVYPNKGPVAANYGLEEIRFLRPLYHNDTIHVRLTCKEKVDRDQKGKELPSGIVKWYVEVFDTEAVEEDDKLVAIATILTMVQKKQTTFYEVDRSFIEDKLRELDESATAQWGLMTPQHMVEHLEMSLRIATGEISNFEINAPEEHIEKVQETLYNYEKMPRGYKMPLMKKDELEPLKYEGLSEAKMSLLEAYDNFVVFFREHPKAITKNAVFGELTSFDWKLLNRKHFNHHFQQFGLI, encoded by the coding sequence ATGCAAACCACACAAAGTTATATTCAGGGTCAATGGACACAAGGTAAAGGAGAAGGTAAGCCTATTTTTGATTCCATAACTGGAGAACATTTTACAAACATCAATGTAGATGGTTTCGATGTTCCAGAAGTCCTCGCCTATGGTAGAGAAAAAGGAGATACTTTAAGAAAGATGACCTTTCAGGAACGCGGGAATATGCTGAAGGCATTAGCATTTCATCTTCAAAAAAAGAAAAGAGTATTTTATGACTTAAGCTATAGAACAGGAGCTACCAAAATGGATTCTTGGTTCGATATCGACGGGGGTTTTGGTAATCTTTTTGCTAATGCTTCTCTGCGTAAACTGTTTCCAAATCAACCTTTTGATGTGGAAGGGGATCCTATTGATCTCTCACACGGTGGTCGTTTTATGGCCCATCATATCTTAGTACCTAAGGAAGGAGTTGCTATTCATATCAATGCCTTTAATTTCCCAGTCTGGGGTATGTTGGAGAAATGTGCGGTCAATTGGATGGCCGGCGTTCCTGCTGTAGTCCTTCCAGCACCACAGTCGGCTTATTTAACTGAAGCTGTCGTCAAAGAAATTATTGCCTCTGGAATTTTGCCAGAAGGCGGTTTACAGCTTATCAGTGGGACGGCAAAGAATATTTTGGACTCTACAGAATCTCAAGATATTGTGACCTTTACAGGCTCGGCCAAAACGGGTCGGTTACTTAAAAATCATCCTAGACTTTTAGAAGAATCTGTGCCTTTTACGATGGAAGCCGACTCTTTGAACGCTTCCGTTTTAGGGGAAGATGCTGTGCCTGGGACACCAGAATTTGATTTGTTTATTCGTGAAGTTCGAAATGAAATGACCGTAAAATGTGGTCAGAAGTGTACCGCGATACGACGTATTCTAGTTCCAGAACAACTGATAGAAGATGTGCAAATTGCTTTAGGTAAAGCCTTGGATAAAGTTACGTTAGGCGACCCCCGACTCAAAGAAGTTCGCATGGGCAGTTTAATTGATAAGAACCAAGTGGAGGCTGTTAAAAAGTCAATTTTAGAACTCTCAAAAACAGCTGAGCTCGTTTATGGTAATTTTGATGAAGCTAAAACCATTGGAGCTGATTATGCAAAAGGAGCTTTTATGAAGCCTATTTTATTAAGAGAAAATCATCCTTTTGAAAACGAAGCTGCCCATATTACAGAAGCTTTTGGTCCTGTAAGCACACTCATGCCTTATAAAACCCTGGAGGATGCTATAAAATTATCTAAAAAAGGAAAGGGCTCATTGGTCAGTTCTATCTTTACCAATAGTGACATTATTGCAAGAGACTATACCATTCAAGCAGCTTCTCATCATGGTAGAATACTGTCGATCAATAGAGAATCTGCTAAGCAAAGTACAGGTCACGGTGCACCATTACCAAATCTAGTTCACGGTGGCCCAGGTAGGGCTGGCGGTGGTGAAGAAATGGGGGGAAAGCGTGGTATTAAACATTTTATGCAGCGTTGTGCTATCCAAGGAAGTCCAACAACATTAACCGAAATCACAGGAATTTATCAACCCAAAGCTGACTATAAAGATGCTGAAAATCATCCTTTTGCTTACCATTGGGAGGATATTCAACCTGGAATGTCCCTCAAAACCCATAACCGTACTTTGACGGATACCGACATTATTAATTTTGGAAACCTCACTTGGGACCATTTCTATGCACATACAGATATTACATCTTTAGAAGGGAGCATTTTTGAGCAGCGGACTGCTCATGGTTATCTTATTATTTCTGCTGCAGCTGGATTGTTTGTATATCCTAATAAAGGACCTGTAGCAGCCAATTACGGCTTAGAGGAAATCCGATTTCTACGCCCTTTATATCATAATGATACTATTCATGTGCGCTTAACCTGTAAAGAAAAGGTGGACCGCGATCAAAAAGGAAAAGAACTACCTAGCGGTATTGTAAAATGGTACGTGGAAGTCTTCGACACAGAGGCTGTGGAAGAGGATGATAAGTTAGTGGCTATTGCTACGATTTTGACTATGGTACAGAAAAAACAAACCACTTTTTATGAAGTAGATCGATCTTTTATTGAAGATAAGTTAAGAGAGTTAGATGAATCGGCAACTGCTCAATGGGGACTGATGACGCCGCAGCATATGGTAGAACATCTCGAAATGAGTTTGCGAATCGCTACAGGTGAAATTTCTAATTTTGAAATTAACGCTCCAGAAGAACATATTGAGAAAGTTCAAGAAACCTTATACAATTACGAAAAAATGCCTAGAGGCTATAAAATGCCCTTGATGAAGAAAGATGAGTTGGAACCTTTAAAGTATGAGGGTTTATCTGAAGCTAAAATGTCTCTGCTAGAGGCTTATGATAATTTTGTAGTATTTTTTAGAGAGCATCCTAAGGCGATTACCAAAAACGCAGTCTTCGGTGAACTTACTAGTTTTGATTGGAAACTATTAAACCGCAAACACTTTAATCATCATTTTCAGCAATTTGGGTTGATATAA